The proteins below are encoded in one region of Acidobacteriota bacterium:
- the era gene encoding GTPase Era yields MNEQPKLDLDDEQPSETQNAEPELNPQSAIPNPQSVESAIHNPQSDDSVIYLPPKAEAPIPDPKYANFKAGFAALIGRPNAGKSTLLNALIGEHIAAVSNKPQTTRTRIRGIVNRPEGQIVFVDTPGVHKPGYALNRRMMGFVSDALLQVDVVLLMRDVTQRFGQGERFTLDLVKEAKKPTFLLLNKIDLVKDKKALLPLIEDYRHEYEFAEILPLSARTGANQDVLVSKLLEHLPTGPPLYEPELFTDEMERTLAAEIVREKILEITGDEIPYVTAVRTELWEETEDVTEINCVIYVERDSQKPILIGKQGHMLKTIGTRARRDIRKLLNRPVRLFLFVRVQEQWRNDPHLLDELGIEETKLG; encoded by the coding sequence ATGAATGAACAACCAAAGCTTGATCTTGATGATGAACAGCCCTCTGAAACCCAGAACGCGGAACCAGAGTTAAATCCGCAATCCGCAATCCCCAATCCGCAATCGGTTGAATCCGCAATCCACAATCCGCAATCGGATGATTCCGTCATCTACCTCCCGCCGAAAGCAGAAGCCCCAATCCCTGATCCGAAATACGCTAATTTCAAAGCCGGTTTTGCCGCGCTGATCGGTCGCCCGAACGCGGGCAAGTCCACCTTGCTCAACGCCCTGATCGGCGAACACATTGCCGCCGTTTCAAACAAACCGCAAACCACGCGCACGCGCATTCGCGGCATCGTCAATCGCCCGGAAGGCCAGATCGTTTTCGTAGACACCCCCGGCGTGCACAAACCAGGTTACGCGCTCAACCGCCGCATGATGGGCTTCGTCTCCGACGCGCTGCTGCAAGTGGATGTCGTATTGCTGATGCGCGATGTCACCCAACGCTTCGGCCAGGGCGAACGTTTTACGCTGGATTTGGTCAAAGAGGCCAAGAAGCCAACCTTTTTGCTGCTCAACAAAATTGATTTGGTCAAAGACAAAAAAGCGCTGCTGCCGCTGATCGAAGATTACCGGCACGAATACGAATTTGCTGAAATCCTGCCGCTCTCGGCGCGCACGGGCGCCAATCAGGATGTGCTGGTCAGCAAGCTGCTCGAACATTTGCCCACGGGGCCGCCGCTCTATGAACCGGAACTGTTCACCGACGAGATGGAACGCACGCTCGCCGCCGAAATCGTGCGCGAAAAGATTCTGGAAATCACGGGCGACGAAATCCCTTATGTCACCGCGGTGCGCACCGAACTGTGGGAAGAAACAGAAGACGTGACGGAAATCAATTGCGTGATCTATGTCGAGCGCGACTCGCAAAAACCGATCCTGATCGGCAAGCAGGGCCACATGCTCAAAACCATCGGCACGCGCGCGCGCCGCGACATCCGCAAACTGCTCAACCGTCCGGTGCGCCTCTTCCTGTTTGTGCGCGTGCAAGAACAATGGCGCAACGATCCGCATTTGCTGGATGAACTCGGCATCGAAGAAACCAAACTGGGGTAG
- a CDS encoding DinB family protein has translation MSIADSILPELEQEAATTKRVLERVPTDKLDYCPGPKAMTLGQLAYHVATIPGGIASFLNLDTFEVPDFGNPPAVGAAAELLPLLDGSVAQAKELLGQWDDARMLATFSVTNGGKTVLAAPRIGIVRSIMLNHWYHHRGQLSTYLRALDVPLPSIYGPSADENPFA, from the coding sequence ATGAGCATCGCTGATTCAATTTTGCCGGAACTCGAACAGGAAGCTGCCACCACCAAACGGGTGCTGGAGCGCGTCCCCACGGACAAACTCGATTATTGTCCGGGGCCAAAGGCCATGACGCTTGGTCAATTGGCCTACCACGTCGCCACGATCCCCGGCGGCATCGCCTCGTTTCTAAACCTGGATACGTTTGAAGTCCCCGACTTTGGCAACCCGCCAGCGGTCGGTGCGGCGGCGGAGTTGCTGCCCTTGCTCGATGGCAGCGTGGCCCAGGCCAAAGAACTGCTCGGCCAGTGGGACGACGCCCGCATGCTGGCGACTTTTTCGGTGACGAATGGCGGCAAGACCGTGCTGGCCGCGCCGCGCATCGGCATCGTGCGCTCGATCATGCTCAACCACTGGTACCACCATCGCGGCCAACTCTCGACTTACCTGCGCGCCCTCGATGTGCCGCTGCCTTCGATTTACGGGCCGAGCGCCGATGAAAACCCTTTTGCCTAA
- a CDS encoding PBP1A family penicillin-binding protein — protein sequence MDKLNELTDGLEEFFRRSKLGALAVLAMVAGGLTGLVVAYQLNFTSYAAEVDALADYRPAEITKVFADDGKTVIGELALERRIPLSYEQIPARMREAIMAIEDTRFFDHFGLDPYRLAGAVVQSLTRGTRAKGTSTLTQQLARELFLSKERSWVRKFKEAIYALQIERVYTKEQIFSLYCNQIFLGGGAYGFEAAANYYFSKSLKDLSLEQYALLASLPKAPQQYSPILRPKAAKDRRNLVLQAMAEAGFVSQAEADIAKAKPLGTNPNEVRNKNDKSPYAYFIEEVRQELQRVLERNSQDAMDVYKAGLSVYTTLDAEAQKLAVEAVRKGARNYQKRHGWKSIEFENILDRDDATTLENYQHYTWSAVAPKVEEILTGVVKEVNERAALVSFGSFSALVSAAETGAVNKAPGKLFKRGDLAQFRVEAVDEAKKTLKVKLEPEPEVQTALVSIESKTGEIKALVGGYDFSTTKFNHATQANRQTGSAFKPFIYAAALEWGLRPDDVVDDAPFKRGNWQPHNYDDQFMGAMPIRKAFALSRNIPAVRVLDEIGINNGVNMVKRMGLPNPMAPFLPSALGATEEPLLPMVSAYSVFPNAGVRVEPVWIRKVVDRDGNVIEEAKPKSYKVLSEYVASQMVDLMRGVVLEGTARGANAAGHEVAGKTGTVNEFSDAWFIGYTAKYTTGVWIGYSDSKQTLGKGESGASAALPFWNEFMKPFMQDKPKEKFPKAPPLPDDLRQLQLTRAREHANERSKLASAKGDLLPGSSDLPNLDPLGGRSGGATRDNAPASPPAPVVNKPEPTPRPLPPEPTRVESRPKIVRAPTPEPTPEPSKKGKKGKGNDN from the coding sequence ATGGATAAATTGAACGAATTGACCGATGGGTTGGAAGAATTCTTCCGCCGCTCAAAGCTCGGCGCGCTGGCCGTGCTGGCGATGGTAGCGGGCGGATTGACGGGTTTGGTGGTGGCCTATCAACTCAATTTCACCAGCTATGCCGCTGAAGTGGACGCGCTGGCCGACTATCGTCCGGCGGAAATCACCAAAGTGTTTGCCGATGACGGCAAGACAGTGATCGGCGAACTGGCGCTGGAACGTCGCATTCCGCTGAGTTATGAGCAAATTCCCGCGCGCATGCGCGAGGCCATTATGGCCATCGAAGACACGCGCTTCTTCGATCATTTCGGTCTCGATCCCTATCGGTTGGCGGGTGCGGTCGTACAAAGCCTGACGCGCGGCACGCGCGCCAAAGGGACTTCGACCTTGACCCAGCAATTAGCGCGCGAATTATTTCTGAGCAAGGAACGTTCGTGGGTGCGCAAATTCAAAGAAGCCATTTACGCCTTGCAGATCGAGCGCGTTTACACCAAAGAACAGATCTTTTCGCTTTATTGCAATCAAATCTTCCTAGGCGGCGGCGCGTATGGGTTTGAGGCCGCCGCGAATTATTATTTCAGCAAATCGCTCAAGGACTTGAGCCTGGAACAGTACGCGTTGCTCGCGTCGTTGCCCAAAGCGCCGCAGCAGTATTCGCCGATCCTGCGCCCCAAGGCCGCCAAAGACCGGCGCAATCTAGTCTTACAAGCAATGGCCGAAGCCGGTTTCGTCTCGCAAGCCGAGGCCGATATTGCCAAGGCCAAACCGCTAGGCACCAATCCCAACGAAGTCCGCAACAAGAACGACAAATCGCCCTACGCCTACTTCATCGAAGAAGTCCGGCAGGAATTGCAACGCGTGCTGGAACGCAATTCACAGGATGCGATGGATGTTTACAAGGCGGGCTTGAGCGTTTACACGACGCTCGATGCCGAAGCCCAAAAACTAGCCGTCGAAGCCGTGCGCAAAGGCGCGCGCAATTATCAAAAGCGCCACGGCTGGAAAAGCATCGAGTTCGAAAACATCCTCGACCGCGACGACGCCACGACGCTCGAAAATTATCAGCATTACACCTGGTCTGCTGTCGCGCCCAAAGTCGAAGAGATCCTCACCGGCGTGGTCAAAGAGGTGAATGAGCGCGCGGCGCTGGTTTCGTTCGGCTCGTTTTCGGCGCTGGTCTCGGCAGCGGAAACGGGTGCTGTCAACAAAGCGCCCGGCAAACTTTTCAAACGCGGCGACCTCGCGCAATTCCGCGTCGAAGCCGTAGACGAAGCCAAGAAGACGCTCAAGGTCAAGCTGGAACCCGAACCCGAAGTGCAAACGGCGCTCGTCTCTATCGAATCCAAAACCGGCGAGATCAAGGCGCTGGTGGGCGGCTATGATTTCTCGACGACCAAGTTCAATCACGCCACCCAGGCCAATCGCCAAACCGGGTCGGCCTTCAAACCCTTCATCTATGCCGCCGCGCTCGAATGGGGTTTACGCCCCGATGATGTCGTGGACGATGCGCCTTTCAAACGCGGCAACTGGCAGCCGCACAATTACGACGATCAATTCATGGGCGCGATGCCGATTCGCAAAGCCTTTGCCCTCTCGCGCAACATTCCGGCGGTGCGCGTGCTGGATGAAATCGGCATCAACAACGGCGTGAACATGGTCAAGCGCATGGGGCTGCCCAATCCGATGGCGCCTTTCCTGCCCTCGGCGCTGGGCGCGACCGAAGAGCCGCTGCTGCCGATGGTTTCGGCCTATTCGGTATTCCCCAACGCGGGCGTGCGCGTCGAACCGGTCTGGATTCGCAAGGTCGTGGATCGTGACGGCAACGTCATCGAAGAAGCCAAGCCGAAATCCTACAAAGTGCTGAGCGAATACGTCGCCTCGCAGATGGTTGACCTGATGCGCGGCGTGGTGCTGGAAGGCACCGCGCGCGGGGCCAACGCCGCTGGTCACGAAGTCGCGGGCAAGACCGGGACGGTCAACGAATTCAGCGACGCCTGGTTTATCGGCTACACGGCCAAATACACGACCGGCGTGTGGATCGGCTACAGCGACTCGAAACAAACGCTGGGCAAAGGCGAATCGGGCGCTTCGGCGGCGCTGCCGTTCTGGAATGAATTCATGAAGCCGTTCATGCAGGACAAGCCGAAAGAAAAGTTTCCGAAAGCGCCCCCACTCCCGGATGATTTGCGCCAGTTGCAGTTAACGCGCGCGCGCGAACACGCCAACGAACGCTCTAAATTGGCGAGCGCCAAAGGCGACCTGCTGCCCGGCTCAAGCGACTTACCCAATCTCGACCCGCTGGGCGGCCGGTCGGGTGGCGCAACGCGCGACAATGCGCCCGCGTCCCCACCCGCGCCGGTCGTGAACAAACCCGAACCGACGCCCAGACCCTTGCCGCCTGAACCCACGCGCGTTGAGTCGCGGCCCAAAATCGTGCGCGCGCCGACGCCCGAACCGACGCCCGAACCGTCCAAGAAGGGCAAAAAGGGCAAGGGCAACGACAACTGA
- a CDS encoding SgcJ/EcaC family oxidoreductase, translating to MKKNKSRVWVGVVVWLCLSLCVQAQNAKAAAAIRKVLDEQVAAWNAGNLEAFMVGYWKSPDLTFVSGGRKLNGWDATLERYRKTYQAEGKEMGKLAFLDLDVQQLGPAAAFVRGQFQLKLSDGKELSGRFTLVFRKFKDGWKIIHDHTSSN from the coding sequence ATGAAAAAGAATAAGTCGCGTGTGTGGGTTGGCGTGGTGGTCTGGTTGTGTTTGAGCCTGTGCGTGCAGGCGCAAAACGCCAAAGCCGCTGCCGCCATCCGCAAAGTGCTGGACGAGCAGGTCGCCGCCTGGAACGCGGGCAACCTGGAAGCCTTCATGGTCGGATATTGGAAATCGCCCGACCTCACTTTCGTTTCTGGCGGGCGCAAATTAAATGGCTGGGACGCCACGCTCGAACGCTATCGCAAAACCTATCAGGCCGAAGGCAAAGAGATGGGCAAGCTGGCCTTTCTCGATCTGGATGTGCAGCAACTCGGCCCCGCCGCCGCTTTTGTGCGCGGGCAGTTTCAATTGAAGCTGTCAGACGGCAAGGAACTCAGCGGGCGCTTCACATTGGTCTTTCGCAAATTCAAAGACGGCTGGAAGATCATCCACGATCACACCTCGTCGAATTAA